A single region of the Roseimicrobium gellanilyticum genome encodes:
- a CDS encoding PhoH family protein, producing MPSVTLNYETPQFLHSLLGDDITQLRALQDAFGIRATSRDGWVKLEGDQKDIESAKDVFVELEKVRRNGGDITPNTFRLIVDNARQPWSDNPAENLMELKLLGTGRKPPVIAKTRGQIEYIRAMKENEVVFGIGPAGTGKTYLAMAQALHSLKEKSVQRIVLTRPAVEAGEALGFLPGDLNEKVAPYLRPLYDALYEMLEADEAEKLLERGIVEIAPLAYMRGRTLKGSFVILDEAQNTTTEQMLMFLTRLGEGSRCAVTGDPSQVDLRRGVRSGLSEAIQVLPEVKGVRFVRFEPADVVRLPVVQRIIEAYRVHRGAGD from the coding sequence ATGCCCTCAGTTACTCTTAATTACGAAACCCCTCAGTTTCTCCACTCCCTCCTCGGTGACGACATCACCCAACTCCGTGCGTTGCAAGACGCCTTCGGCATTCGCGCGACCTCGCGGGATGGCTGGGTGAAGCTGGAGGGCGACCAGAAGGACATCGAGTCCGCCAAGGATGTCTTTGTAGAGCTCGAAAAAGTCCGCCGCAATGGAGGGGATATCACACCGAACACCTTCCGGCTCATTGTGGACAATGCACGCCAGCCCTGGAGCGACAATCCGGCGGAAAATCTCATGGAGCTCAAGCTGCTGGGCACCGGTCGCAAGCCTCCCGTGATCGCAAAGACGCGTGGGCAAATCGAGTACATCCGTGCGATGAAGGAGAACGAGGTCGTCTTCGGCATCGGTCCCGCCGGCACGGGCAAGACGTACCTGGCCATGGCGCAAGCCCTGCATTCGCTGAAGGAGAAATCCGTGCAGCGCATCGTGCTTACTCGCCCTGCGGTAGAGGCCGGTGAGGCGCTCGGTTTCCTGCCCGGCGACCTCAATGAAAAGGTCGCCCCCTACCTGCGCCCGCTCTATGACGCGCTCTATGAAATGCTGGAAGCCGACGAAGCGGAAAAGCTGCTGGAGCGCGGCATCGTGGAAATCGCCCCGCTCGCGTACATGCGAGGTCGCACACTGAAGGGGTCCTTTGTGATCCTGGATGAAGCGCAGAACACGACGACGGAGCAGATGCTCATGTTCCTCACGCGCCTGGGCGAAGGCTCACGCTGTGCCGTCACGGGTGACCCCTCCCAAGTCGACCTGCGCCGAGGCGTGCGCTCCGGCTTAAGTGAGGCAATTCAAGTGCTGCCCGAGGTGAAGGGCGTGCGCTTTGTCCGCTTCGAGCCCGCAGACGTGGTGAGGCTGCCCGTCGTGCAGCGGATCATCGAGGCGTACCGGGTGCATCGGGGGGCGGGTGACTAA